A single region of the Chloroflexota bacterium genome encodes:
- a CDS encoding ribonuclease HII, which translates to MAGVDEAGRGAWAGPVVAAAVVFPNDRSLVESLIEGLPGGTDRRTSFAGIRDSKQLSPAQRASADRVIRASARGIGLGVVPPQVIDEMGLALAGQLALWRAVCSLSAQPDHVLVDGFHLWSPQFPQTAIIHGDAICASIAAASIVAKVARDRLMERLEVDAPGYGFGQNRGYGTAAHARALRERGPSCHHRRSFAPLVELTGSVDG; encoded by the coding sequence ATCGCCGGTGTGGATGAGGCTGGCCGCGGCGCGTGGGCCGGCCCCGTGGTCGCGGCCGCTGTGGTCTTCCCCAACGATCGGTCGCTGGTGGAGTCGCTGATCGAGGGCCTCCCCGGCGGAACCGACCGTCGGACTTCCTTCGCCGGCATCCGCGATTCCAAGCAGCTCAGCCCCGCTCAGCGCGCCTCCGCCGATCGTGTCATCCGGGCATCCGCGCGAGGAATCGGGCTCGGCGTAGTCCCTCCCCAGGTCATCGATGAGATGGGGCTGGCACTCGCCGGCCAGCTCGCCCTGTGGCGCGCCGTGTGCAGCCTGTCGGCTCAGCCCGACCACGTGCTCGTGGACGGATTTCACCTCTGGTCTCCCCAGTTCCCGCAGACCGCGATCATCCACGGCGATGCAATCTGCGCGAGCATCGCGGCCGCGTCGATCGTGGCCAAGGTTGCGCGGGATCGGTTGATGGAGCGCCTGGAGGTCGATGCCCCCGGGTACGGCTTCGGCCAAAATCGCGGATACGGGACGGCTGCGCACGCGCGCGCGTTGCGCGAGCGTGGACCCTCCTGCCACCATCGGCGGAGTTTTGCGCCCCTCGTCGAGCTTACCGGCAGCGTCGATGGATAG
- a CDS encoding YraN family protein, whose protein sequence is MDSRRATGRLGEEIATAFLSRKGYRILERNVRTRYGEIDIVARDGNCLVFVEVRTVRTTFVLPEESISPRKQHRMIALAQQYLQRAGNSNDDWRADVVAVELTADGRAGEIRHVVNAVEAV, encoded by the coding sequence ATGGATAGCCGAAGGGCAACCGGGCGTCTGGGAGAGGAGATCGCCACCGCTTTTCTCTCCCGCAAGGGCTACCGGATCCTGGAACGCAATGTTCGCACGCGGTATGGTGAGATCGATATCGTCGCGCGTGATGGCAATTGCCTGGTCTTCGTGGAGGTCCGGACCGTTCGAACGACTTTTGTGCTGCCTGAGGAGTCGATCTCTCCGCGAAAGCAGCATCGCATGATAGCGCTTGCTCAACAGTACCTTCAGCGGGCAGGAAACAGCAACGACGACTGGCGCGCGGACGTCGTCGCCGTCGAGCTGACGGCCGACGGCCGCGCGGGGGAGATTCGCCACGTCGTGAACGCGGTGGAGGCGGTGTGA